Proteins from a genomic interval of Arachis hypogaea cultivar Tifrunner chromosome 10, arahy.Tifrunner.gnm2.J5K5, whole genome shotgun sequence:
- the LOC112714397 gene encoding probable LRR receptor-like serine/threonine-protein kinase RFK1 isoform X4: MLEANNFSGVVPPELGKLINLQTLVLSSNQLTENLPSALAGLQNLTDFRISSNNFTGTIPDFIKNWQFLQRLEMHGSGLEGPIPSSISLLKNLLQLRISDIKSPSQVFPSLQSMTALTTLVLRNCNLSGEIPSYIWTLTNLATLDVSFNKLVGKIPEVINVKRMRYIYLTGNMLSGNVPKSILKDGSSIDLSYNNFTWQGPEQPACQEDIRNLNVNLFRSSMMKNKLEEYVPCQINFNCPRYSSCLHVNCGGKDIQVKDNKGNSLYFGDGEVAGGTATYFYSSSGQWGFSSTGDFLDDFEAQNIRYTVSLSSSNMSELYTTARISPISLTYFHNCMENGNYTVNLHFAEIQFSNDNTYKSLGKRIFDIYVQEKLIRKDFDIENETHAAVKPLVVPIYNVSITNNVLEIRFYWAGKGTTRIPDYGVYGPLVSALSVVSDSRTCSNDGKKVPVSVIIASVAGALCFILLLFGFIWWKGFFRRKLRRKGTKGGDIQSGTFSLEQLRAATDDFSSVNKIGEGGFGPVYKGQLPDGTVIAVKQLSSKSRQGNREFLNEIGLISCLQHPNLVKLYGYCTEGEQLLLVYEYLENNSLSRALFGSETNHLKIDWPTRFRICIGIAKGLAFLHEESRFKIVHRDIKASNVLLDGELNPKISDFGLAKLHEDEKTHISTRVAGTIGYMAPEYALWGYLTYKADVYSFGVVALEIVSGKSNNNYLPDDESVCLLDWACQLHKKQNLVKLIDESLGPEDIITEAEMVVKVSLLCTNASPSLRPTMSEVVNMLEGRAAIPDMVPDPSSCNEDLRFKALRDFHQHKPKLGLSVNQTPNSATPHTFSSISGDNNYTSSIEELAHSEISPLSS, from the exons ATGCTGGAAGCAAACAATTTTTCTGGAGTTGTTCCACCTGAACTTGGGAAGCTGATCAACTTGCAGACCTT GGTACTGTCATCAAATCAGTTGACCGAGAACTTACCATCGGCACTTGCTGGGCTGCAAAATTTAACAGACTT TAGGATAAGTAGTAACAACTTTACAGGAACCATACCTGATTTCATAAAGAACTGGCAATTTCTCCAAAGACT AGAAATGCATGGAAGTGGACTAGAAGGACCGATTCCTTCGAGTATATCTCTATTGAAGAACTTACTTCAGTT AAGAATCAGTGATATAAAAAGTCCTAGCCAGGTTTTTCCTTCACTGCAGAGCATGACAGCACTAACTACATT GGTTTTAAGGAACTGTAACCTGTCTGGGGAGATACCTTCATACATATGGACCTTGACAAATCTAGCAACTTT GGATGTCAGTTTTAACAAGCTAGTTGGGAAAATTCCCGAAGTCATTAATGTAAAGCGTATGAGATACAT CTACCTAACAGGTAACATGCTCAGTGGAAATGTACCAAAGTCAATACTGAAGGATGGAAGTAGCAT TGATCTCTCTTACAACAACTTTACTTGGCAAGGGCCTGAGCAACCTGCTTGTCAGGAAGACAT TAGGAACTTAAATGTGAATTTGTTCAGAAGCTCAATGATGAAGAATAAGTT AGAGGAATATGTGCCTTGCCAAATTAACTTCAATTGTCCACGAT ATTCAAGTTGCTTACATGTCAATTGTGGTGGAAAGGATATACAAGTAAAAGATAATAAAGGAAACAGCCTCTATTTTGGAGATGGAGAAGTTGCAGGTGGTACTGCAACATATTTCTATAGCTCCAGTGGTCAATGGGGATTTAGTAGCACTGGGGACTTTCTGGATGATTTCGAAGCTCAGAACATACGTTACACTGTATCTCTATCATCTTCAAATATGTCTGAATTGTACACAACAGCACGCATATCTCCAATTTCACTCACTTACTTCCATAATTGCATGGAAAATGGGAACTATACTGTAAATCTTCACTTTGCTGAAATACAGTTTTCAAATGATAACACATATAAAAGCCTTGGGAAGCGTATATTTGATATCTATGTTCAG GAAAAATTGATTAGAAAGGATTTTGATATAGAAAATGAGACACATGCTGCTGTAAAACCACTGGTAGTGCCTATATACAATGTCAGCATCACAAATAATGTTTTGGAGATTAGATTCTACTGGGCCGGGAAAGGAACAACTCGAATACCTGATTATGGAGTTTATGGTCCCCTTGTATCAGCATTGTCTGTTGTTTCTG ACTCTAGAACTTGCTCAAACGATGGAAAGAAGGTTCCTGTTTCTGTAATAATTGCAAGTGTAGCTGGGGCTCTATGCTTCATTCTTCTTTTGTTTGGATTCATTTGGTGGAAAGGCTTTTTCAGAAGAAAATTGCGACGGAAAG GTACAAAAGGTGGAGATATTCAGTCAGGAACTTTTAGCTTAGAGCAGCTGAGAGCAGCCACTGATGACTTTTCTTCTGTTAACAAGATTGGAGAAGGCGGTTTCGGTCCTGTATACAAG GGTCAACTGCCTGATGGTACTGTTATAGCAGTTAAGCAACTATCATCAAAGTCAAGGCAAGGAAATCGCGAATTCTTAAATGAAATAGGCTTGATATCTTGTTTGCAACATCCCAACCTTGTAAAGCTTTATGGATACTGCACAGAAGGGGAACAACTTCTATTAGTATATGAGTACCTGGAAAATAATAGTCTTTCCCGTGCTTTATTTG GTAGTGAAACCAATCATCTTAAGATAGACTGGCCAACAAGGTTTAGGATCTGCATTGGCATAGCAAAGGGTCTGgcatttctccatgaagaatcaAGATTCAAGATAGTTCACAGAGATATCAAGGCTTCTAATGTGTTACTTGATGGTGAACTAAATCCTAAGATATCTGACTTTGGATTGGCTAAGCTTCATGAAGATGAGAAGACACATATAAGTACCCGAGTTGCCGGCACTAT TGGATATATGGCACCAGAATATGCACTATGGGGCTATCTTACATACAAAGCTGATGTTTACAGCTTTGGGGTTGTGGCCTTAGAAATTGTTAGCGGAAAAAGCAACAACAATTATTTACCAGATGATGAAAGCGTTTGCCTTTTGGATTGG GCTTGCCAATTGCACAAAAAACAGAACTTGGTTAAACTGATTGATGAAAGCTTGGGGCCAGAGGACATTATAACAGAAGCAGAAATGGTGGTAAAAGTATCACTACTATGCACAAATGCATCACCATCACTCAGACCTACAATGTCTGAGGTTGTGAATATGCTTGAAGGTCGTGCAGCTATTCCGGATATGGTTCCAGATCCAAGTTCCTGCAATGAGGATTTGAGGTTTAAAGCTTTAAGAGACTTCCATCAACATAAACCAAAACTGGGTTTGAGTGTAAACCAGACCCCAAATTCAGCAACACCACATACATTCAGCTCAATATCTGGTGATAATAATTACACAAGTTCTATTGAGGAATTAGCTCATTCTGAGATTTCCCCTTTATCAAGTTAA
- the LOC112714397 gene encoding probable LRR receptor-like serine/threonine-protein kinase RFK1 isoform X3, protein MNLTSISLLVNRLSGEIPKHLGNITTLTYLMLEANNFSGVVPPELGKLINLQTLVLSSNQLTENLPSALAGLQNLTDFRISSNNFTGTIPDFIKNWQFLQRLEMHGSGLEGPIPSSISLLKNLLQLRISDIKSPSQVFPSLQSMTALTTLVLRNCNLSGEIPSYIWTLTNLATLDVSFNKLVGKIPEVINVKRMRYIYLTGNMLSGNVPKSILKDGSSIDLSYNNFTWQGPEQPACQEDIRNLNVNLFRSSMMKNKLEEYVPCQINFNCPRYSSCLHVNCGGKDIQVKDNKGNSLYFGDGEVAGGTATYFYSSSGQWGFSSTGDFLDDFEAQNIRYTVSLSSSNMSELYTTARISPISLTYFHNCMENGNYTVNLHFAEIQFSNDNTYKSLGKRIFDIYVQEKLIRKDFDIENETHAAVKPLVVPIYNVSITNNVLEIRFYWAGKGTTRIPDYGVYGPLVSALSVVSDSRTCSNDGKKVPVSVIIASVAGALCFILLLFGFIWWKGFFRRKLRRKGTKGGDIQSGTFSLEQLRAATDDFSSVNKIGEGGFGPVYKGQLPDGTVIAVKQLSSKSRQGNREFLNEIGLISCLQHPNLVKLYGYCTEGEQLLLVYEYLENNSLSRALFGSETNHLKIDWPTRFRICIGIAKGLAFLHEESRFKIVHRDIKASNVLLDGELNPKISDFGLAKLHEDEKTHISTRVAGTIGYMAPEYALWGYLTYKADVYSFGVVALEIVSGKSNNNYLPDDESVCLLDWACQLHKKQNLVKLIDESLGPEDIITEAEMVVKVSLLCTNASPSLRPTMSEVVNMLEGRAAIPDMVPDPSSCNEDLRFKALRDFHQHKPKLGLSVNQTPNSATPHTFSSISGDNNYTSSIEELAHSEISPLSS, encoded by the exons ATGAATTTAACTTCCAT CTCTCTTCTTGTGAATCGCTTGTCAGGGGAAATTCCAAAGCATCTAGGAAATATTACTACTCTCACATACCT GATGCTGGAAGCAAACAATTTTTCTGGAGTTGTTCCACCTGAACTTGGGAAGCTGATCAACTTGCAGACCTT GGTACTGTCATCAAATCAGTTGACCGAGAACTTACCATCGGCACTTGCTGGGCTGCAAAATTTAACAGACTT TAGGATAAGTAGTAACAACTTTACAGGAACCATACCTGATTTCATAAAGAACTGGCAATTTCTCCAAAGACT AGAAATGCATGGAAGTGGACTAGAAGGACCGATTCCTTCGAGTATATCTCTATTGAAGAACTTACTTCAGTT AAGAATCAGTGATATAAAAAGTCCTAGCCAGGTTTTTCCTTCACTGCAGAGCATGACAGCACTAACTACATT GGTTTTAAGGAACTGTAACCTGTCTGGGGAGATACCTTCATACATATGGACCTTGACAAATCTAGCAACTTT GGATGTCAGTTTTAACAAGCTAGTTGGGAAAATTCCCGAAGTCATTAATGTAAAGCGTATGAGATACAT CTACCTAACAGGTAACATGCTCAGTGGAAATGTACCAAAGTCAATACTGAAGGATGGAAGTAGCAT TGATCTCTCTTACAACAACTTTACTTGGCAAGGGCCTGAGCAACCTGCTTGTCAGGAAGACAT TAGGAACTTAAATGTGAATTTGTTCAGAAGCTCAATGATGAAGAATAAGTT AGAGGAATATGTGCCTTGCCAAATTAACTTCAATTGTCCACGAT ATTCAAGTTGCTTACATGTCAATTGTGGTGGAAAGGATATACAAGTAAAAGATAATAAAGGAAACAGCCTCTATTTTGGAGATGGAGAAGTTGCAGGTGGTACTGCAACATATTTCTATAGCTCCAGTGGTCAATGGGGATTTAGTAGCACTGGGGACTTTCTGGATGATTTCGAAGCTCAGAACATACGTTACACTGTATCTCTATCATCTTCAAATATGTCTGAATTGTACACAACAGCACGCATATCTCCAATTTCACTCACTTACTTCCATAATTGCATGGAAAATGGGAACTATACTGTAAATCTTCACTTTGCTGAAATACAGTTTTCAAATGATAACACATATAAAAGCCTTGGGAAGCGTATATTTGATATCTATGTTCAG GAAAAATTGATTAGAAAGGATTTTGATATAGAAAATGAGACACATGCTGCTGTAAAACCACTGGTAGTGCCTATATACAATGTCAGCATCACAAATAATGTTTTGGAGATTAGATTCTACTGGGCCGGGAAAGGAACAACTCGAATACCTGATTATGGAGTTTATGGTCCCCTTGTATCAGCATTGTCTGTTGTTTCTG ACTCTAGAACTTGCTCAAACGATGGAAAGAAGGTTCCTGTTTCTGTAATAATTGCAAGTGTAGCTGGGGCTCTATGCTTCATTCTTCTTTTGTTTGGATTCATTTGGTGGAAAGGCTTTTTCAGAAGAAAATTGCGACGGAAAG GTACAAAAGGTGGAGATATTCAGTCAGGAACTTTTAGCTTAGAGCAGCTGAGAGCAGCCACTGATGACTTTTCTTCTGTTAACAAGATTGGAGAAGGCGGTTTCGGTCCTGTATACAAG GGTCAACTGCCTGATGGTACTGTTATAGCAGTTAAGCAACTATCATCAAAGTCAAGGCAAGGAAATCGCGAATTCTTAAATGAAATAGGCTTGATATCTTGTTTGCAACATCCCAACCTTGTAAAGCTTTATGGATACTGCACAGAAGGGGAACAACTTCTATTAGTATATGAGTACCTGGAAAATAATAGTCTTTCCCGTGCTTTATTTG GTAGTGAAACCAATCATCTTAAGATAGACTGGCCAACAAGGTTTAGGATCTGCATTGGCATAGCAAAGGGTCTGgcatttctccatgaagaatcaAGATTCAAGATAGTTCACAGAGATATCAAGGCTTCTAATGTGTTACTTGATGGTGAACTAAATCCTAAGATATCTGACTTTGGATTGGCTAAGCTTCATGAAGATGAGAAGACACATATAAGTACCCGAGTTGCCGGCACTAT TGGATATATGGCACCAGAATATGCACTATGGGGCTATCTTACATACAAAGCTGATGTTTACAGCTTTGGGGTTGTGGCCTTAGAAATTGTTAGCGGAAAAAGCAACAACAATTATTTACCAGATGATGAAAGCGTTTGCCTTTTGGATTGG GCTTGCCAATTGCACAAAAAACAGAACTTGGTTAAACTGATTGATGAAAGCTTGGGGCCAGAGGACATTATAACAGAAGCAGAAATGGTGGTAAAAGTATCACTACTATGCACAAATGCATCACCATCACTCAGACCTACAATGTCTGAGGTTGTGAATATGCTTGAAGGTCGTGCAGCTATTCCGGATATGGTTCCAGATCCAAGTTCCTGCAATGAGGATTTGAGGTTTAAAGCTTTAAGAGACTTCCATCAACATAAACCAAAACTGGGTTTGAGTGTAAACCAGACCCCAAATTCAGCAACACCACATACATTCAGCTCAATATCTGGTGATAATAATTACACAAGTTCTATTGAGGAATTAGCTCATTCTGAGATTTCCCCTTTATCAAGTTAA